From the Veillonellaceae bacterium genome, the window TACTGTCATAATACTGCCGAATAGAAAACTCAGTAGTCCGGCGCTAGGCATTTTAGTCATAGTACTAAAAATTATTGCCATAGCAATGCCTGCATAGAAAAAAATTGCTAGTCCCATATCAGTATACTGTGTATGTCGCCGACGCATTAGTTCAATGCCGATAGCACCGACTACCGTCAGAACTAAGGCCCCAACTACCGGATACCAGCCAATAAGGTAGCCCCCTGTTACCCCGGCAAATGCAATATGCCCTAATCCATCGCCGATAAGTGATTGACGACGGACAACTACAAATATCCCAATTAAAGGGCATACAAGCGCGGCAATTAATCCCGCAACAAGCGCCCGTTGAAAAAAATCATACTGTAAAAATTCCATAGTTTAATTCTCCCCTTGAAGACCGGCGTAAAACCATCGATGGCGGGATTGGAGATGGGTAATATTAAAATCGTTACTGTCACCAAAGAAACATAATCCACGATTAATACATACCACCTTATCTGACCATTTGATTGCTTTTTCAATATCATGCGATACCATAATAACTGTAACACCCAAATTACAATTAAGCTGACCTAAAAGTTCGTAAATTTTGGCGCTTGCTTCATAGTCAACACCACTGGTAGGTTCGTCTAAGAGTAAAAGCTCTGGATTACCGGCTAACGCTCTGGCCACCATTACGCGCTGCTGTTGGCCTCCGGACAGTTCTCCAATTCGCTTCTTTCGGATTTCTTTACAGCCTACTAACTGAAGCATGTGATCAACAATGTGGCAGGC encodes:
- a CDS encoding metal ABC transporter ATP-binding protein; the protein is MCMVNLSNIRFSYGDDVVLENLSLAIDQGSFTAVIGPNGAGKSTVLKIIAGILTPQAGTVTIRGKNLREARYDGLIGYVPQNYGKNISGFPATVEEVVKLGTLAGLNRKCSKSAACHIVDHMLQLVGCKEIRKKRIGELSGGQQQRVMVARALAGNPELLLLDEPTSGVDYEASAKIYELLGQLNCNLGVTVIMVSHDIEKAIKWSDKVVCINRGLCFFGDSNDFNITHLQSRHRWFYAGLQGEN